GGGGATTTGACCGCTGGAATAACTGCAAATGGAGCAACGAGCGTTAAGAGCAAACTTACAAATGACGTTCTTCGTTCAAAAACACACCTGCTGCTGAGAGTTGTAGTCAAACAACCCCACTGGCGTCCCAGAGGAATCCACCTGAATCTGGTTCCCGGCATATTCAAACTGGAGGGACTCCACGCCGGCTTGTTGCTCCATACCACCCATGTTTTGGGCTTCTTGGTTCTGAAAGTCCTCCACTGGGCCCTTGTTGTGGTTCTGTTGTTGCAGCGCATGAGCAAGGGTGTGTGCGTGAACGTGGGCGTGGACATGGTGCTGGGCCATCATCTCCAGTCCCGCCTGGTTAGGGCCCATCCTCTCCACAGCCTCAGTTGGAGAAGCTTGACGGCTTCCTGGAGTTGGACTGAAGGGCAAAGACATCCCGTGAGGACGCGAGAAAATCGGTTTGAtattttgcttaaaaaaaaaaataacatacttgaagtcTTTGCAGTCTCTGTCCATGCCATTTAGTAAACTCCTTCCGTTGGCTTTTGTGGCATCTCCGTCATCTCCCACTTTCAACTCTGGGCTCTTGTCTTCCTCAAAAGGAGAAACTTTCTCAGTGCCATCGTTCTTCTCTCTCCCATCCTGGTCCGTATCGCCTCCGCCCTGGTATTagtgacaaaaaaaagcttAGCGGGGGTGCCAGTAAGGCATTTTCATTTTGCGAGAAAGTGCATTTCAACTCACATAGCCGCCGTTCCTATACCGGGCGTCCATCTTGTCGCCAGGGGACGAGCTCAGGACGTACTCCACCATGCTCACACCCAAACCGCCGCCCTCCGAGCGAGGCGACAGCACGGAATTGGCATCGCCGTTGCCGTGGAAACCCTGACCTGGCCGTCGCTGGACCATGATTGGCTGGGAGACTGAGTGGTCTAAAGGAAAAGGCTGGCATCAAAGATCTACAAAGCTGGACATGAAACTTTACGACTGAATAAAAAGAATATTTCAAGTTCTTTACAGACGaatgggattaaaaaaaagggggggggggggtatgactCACGTGATGAGCCCCATGCATTATCCCTCCACTCCTCTCCAAGAAGCATTCCTTTTCTTCCATCCTTCGCCAGTTCGTCGGAATCCCACAGCTTTTTGGCTGGCAAAAGCTGCAAACgaaacaaaatgacatcaaGCCGTGCTTCTGAGTTCTACTACGGTGACCAAGGCTCCTTACCTCTCCCATTCCTCTGGACTCCAAAGCAAGAGCTTGAAAGTCGTAATTCATTTCATCCGCAGCGCGGACCTGAGACAAAAAGGAACACGAATCATCCGTGAGTTTGGTTGCTATTGCTTACATTTGTTAATTCGACTTAATGACGATTTATCCGACTTTCTCCGCCAAATGCGTTCTACCTGATCAACGTGATTGGGGTCCCCGGTAGGCCAGCGATGCTTGCTCGGCGCGCAACCCCCCAGCTGTTCCCCGGGCTGCCTCTGGAAGAAGTACCCGACCATAGCGTCGTCCTGCGAACGACCGCTCAGCGGCGGCTGCGGCGTTCCCGGCGTGGGGTTGCCTGCCCTGTCCATCCCTTGTAAGTGGGGGCCTCCTGAAGCCTGGCCAGCCACTGCGGCGAGGGGCCCTCCGCTGTGGACCCTGACAACTCCGGCATCAGGAGTTCCATTTGCATGCAGCATCCCACCTCTCGTCTCCTGCCAGGCCACGTCATTCATACCTAGGATGCTGCATGGAATGCTCATTCCACGGGAAAGCCTAAAGAGAACAAAAACTCGCCATtaaggtcttttttttcccccctttaagACATTCaaggtgtcttttttttcccctttaagaCTTTCAAGGTGAACAGTTGTTGTTTGTAAAGACTAGCAGGTCCTTGGACTTTAAATGACAGAAGCATCTTGTGATGGTTGTTGTCATATTGCTTTATGTTGTCATTGAAAATCCATTCAAAATGATCTTGTGACATATTCATCTTCAGTATTTATGACACTGATGCCATTGTCTTGTAATATTGTCTTTGCTGCAAATGTTTTGCAAAACTTTTGTTTTGCTGTCCAAGCAGGGATTTCACAACAAATGTTTCATCTTAATTTTCACATTGCATCATTTCAAGAGGCGCCATCAACTACAATAAATCAGTCCTGTAAGCAAAATGGCAATTTCTTGAGCATTTTCTTTGTTAACCCAACAATGCTATTTCCACTTAAAGAGTTAAATAGCTTGTTAAATTGACAGTCCAATGACCAAAGCAGCAATAGCTGGCCTATTAAGATGACAATAATTTCAAACTGAGAGTGCTGAATTACAAATTATAGATAATGAGGAAACggaaaaagaacaaaacaagtGCCGCTTGTTAGCATTAGCTTCGCTCGTGCTCATATAAGCGGCGTTGTTGCATCGCTACAACTGGGCGAGGAGTGTATAAATGTGTAATAACGACTTAGCAACACACATTGGCAAGCGAAGTGACAGTTTTAGTTATGCGATATACATAattgaaacattttcaaaagcgATGCGGCAAACTGATGCTAGGCTAGTTCGACAGACGAGCTAACTAGCAAGCTAGCTGCTAAACGCTGCTAATTTGGTAGATTGCACGCCTGGGTATCAATCGTGGACTCTTCGTTTGATCATTCCGGTGTTTTGGTTCACTTTCATCCCAAAGTCCAATTTAGCTGCACATGTTAGCTCGTTTTTCTTGCATTAGCAAGCTCCATGGATAGCCAGGGTAGAGCTCGACACGCCTGGCCTGTTTATTATGGCTTGTCTGTGCATAACATCAAAGTTTACTTTCGAAAATCAGCATTGCAATTTTTACAACGAGCATTTGGGTGCAGTGCTTGATGTTGGGTGATGTTTTACCGGTTCGTACGGTCGATTTTATAACACGGAACAAGCAGACATTTCGCATCGGTTGCTGTGCTAGCGCCACTAGCCTAGTTGGTGTTGTATGCGAGCTAAAAAGCAAGCAAACACTCAGCGGTTAAACAACATGGCACCCCTTCAAGTTCCAAACAGAGGGGCCTTAACCGCTAAACAAAAGGGGAAATGCTCGCACAACGGCGTCGGTGTGTAAAACACACACGCGGCGCCACTTTGTTCCGTTTATCGACACTGAACAAAAGAGCTCAGAATACTTACGCGTAGTCGTATGGAGGAAGGCTCCGGGCTTGAGGCACGCCGTAAACCAGATTCTATATTGTTTTGTTTCCTTGGAGAGagcgctgattttttttttttttggcaaggcTTTGATAGCCTCGGCTAATAGTTGGCCCGTGATGCTGCCCCCTTCATGTAAACAGTGTGAAGTGCACCGTCGTGCGCACAGCAGCGTAAAAAGAAAAGTCTCCTCCCATTTCAACTGCTTTGTTCGTTATAGAGGTATATTCTggctctttttttgtgtgtaatctTTGTTACTTTGATTTTAAGTCATCTGGTCTTATTGCTCAATTACTTGGTCCGCTGTAACTAAAAGTctgctgggggaaaaaaaaagaaattacccAGGAGAAAGCTGCCAAACTAGTTttacaacaaaacaaacacGGTCACGTATGCATAAATGTACTTAAATCTTAGTCTCACatttcaagttaaaaaaaaatcattaagaaGTGTACTATAATTCATGATCGTTGGGTTATTTTTGATGAAAGCATCTCACAGGGATTTATTACCCTGTAATTATTTTAAATGGTGTAAAAATAATTAAAGCGTGCCTTAAGAGATTTGATTGTTTCTATCATTTTTGCAGACTCAGTAGTAAATAATAAGCTTTGGTGATTCGATTCCTTGCTGTTTTTAACCGGCTCGTTGACGAACGACCCACCCTACTTCCGTTAATTTTCCACCCAAAATTATTTAATGCTGCGTCATTATAAAAATCCGTGTTATACTCGACGGCCTATATGACATATGTGGATATTTTAAGTGCATGAAAGTAAACATTTATATGCAATCATTCAAAAGAGCCCTCCCCGAAAGAAGGGGGGAAACCCAAGCGAGCTCCAATCACCAGTTGCTTCACAAACGGAAAGTTCCCCTCCCTATTTCCGATTGGACTTCTATATTTAGGAAAGCTCTCTTAGGTTTATAAAGAGATCTCGCCTAGTTCTCAGAGCACGACAAAAGGTAGTTGACACGGAAGCCGGTTTTGAAGTCGATTCTTTGTGGACTTCCACCATGGGGAAGGAGACGCAAATGGCGGTCGACATCCGCAAGAAACTTGTCGTGGTGGGCGACGGCGCATGCGGTAAAACATGTCTACTCATCGTCTTCAGCAAAGACGAATTCCCCGAAGTGTACGTACCGACCGTTTTCGAAACGTACGTGGCGGACATCGAGGTGGACACCAAGCAGGTCCAACTGGCTTTGTGGGACACCGCGGGCCAAGAGGACTACGACAGACTGCGGCCGCTTTCCTACCCGGACACTGACGTCATTTTGATGTGCTTCTCCGTGGACAGCCCGGACTCGCTGGAAAACATCCCGGAGAAGTGGGTACCCGAAGTAAAACACTTCTGCCCTAACGTGCCCATTATTCTGGTGGCCAACAAGAAGGATCTACGCAACGACGAGAACGTCAAGAACGAGCTGTCCCGACTTAAGCTGGAGCCGGTGAGGCCTGACGACGGCCGAGCTATGGCCATGCGTATTGGCGCACACGACTATTTGGAGTgctcggccaggacgaaagaagGCATCTGGGAGGTGTTCGAGACCGCAGCGAGGGCAGctttgcaaaaacaaaagatCCGGAGGCCGGGTTTTCTCAAACGATGCGTTTTGATGTGACTTGCAAGCGCCATACAGGGACTCGCCTAGACGGAAGGCCCGTTCGGGCAGTGCCCCACCCTTACAAAGCGTGGCCAAAAAAAGACAATACTGGCTCGGAAGAAGTTCTTTTGTCCACGCCATCGTCTGTTAATGCTGCAGGGAGTGGTTTAGACAGGATCGAGGCTTTTATGTGCTGAAACACAAGCTTATATTTGCCCTTATTACTCACCAGTTGCGTTCAAATAAGAGTCAGAGTCATTTATGATTCACAGATTATTAGAAAATAAGAGTCAGAGTCACTTATGATTCACAGATTATTAGAGCTCCTCAAAGGTCTGTATTTGGACCACTAACTTTTTCTGCTAACAATTGAAAATACACAACAACTGTTACAAATTGAAGCAGTAATCTTTTGCACATATGTCCACttgttatttttaattaataagTTGCACAGCATTCTACCCAgttatttgttttgaaatgatgCACTATAATAGTGTTCTTTTACAAATGGGCACGAAACAAAAGTTTTGGGGGAAATGAATAATTGTTGGTCATTTTGGTCAATGCTGCagaatgtaaaagaaaaaaaatagtatggCCTAGCTTTCAAGACCATGTGTAGTATTTTCTCAGTCCATATTGTACCACCgaaatgtaatattttggacTCAGGACCAACAATGCAGTCCAGTGCAGTTTTTGCAGTTGTTAATGAAAAtgggttacattttttttaggtcattcaggtacattttaagcatattttTTCTCGTCACTGGTGTTGGGAGGGCTGAGTCTAAATCGAAAAATATTGTTGGAGCCAAGTAGTAAGACTATTGAATGTATTTCCTTGTTGTGGATAAATAATACATGCTTTTCGGTTATTTTGTCTTGAGTTGATCATTTTGGCAAATCACTGTCGACTATAAAATGTGTAACGTTTTACAAGATAATAGGGGTGCTTGTTTAAGATGGATATTCGGAAAGAATTGGAGTATTGtcccaatttttaaaaaataaataaatcagacttATGTAAAAGTCACATTCCTGCCTGCCATGTGTTGCTGAGATTTTTGCTGACTTCCAGGGCAGGAATGCATTGTGGCACCTCCTGATTATTCCCCACACAAGCTCCCCTCTTGTGTCCTGTAATTGTTAGTGGATTTGAATTTACACGTTTTACTCAGATGGTCTCGTTTGCATTTGTCCATTTTTACAATTACGCTGAAGAAAAGTGCTGAGTATGTGCCAAGTGTAACATTTTATGCATATGGGTGTTATATTTATAATATTAGCTTGTTTTTAATGGGCGATTTGgagcattgtattttttttttgtaagcaaacagaaatttatttgatgaaaataaaaatatgatgtGGTGGGTTGCCATGTAAATGATGTCATTCGTTTTTCTTAATGTATTTTTCCCGTTTACAAAAAGTGAAAGCAGTCAATATTTTTGAATACTTGATTAAAAACTAAATCAGATGGTTTGTATGAGTTAGCAGTAGATGATTATATTCTGTCAAAAATATATTCGCCAATATGAATACTCTGACAATGTCTTTAATGACGGAAACAGGATTTAAATAGTACAATAGAACATAcaaatgaggcaaaaaaaaaaagatggcggtGTGAAATGAACAAAATACGTAATAATAAAATCAAGGCTGACCAGTATCGTAGATACAGATGACATTTAGTGTACAGTTTTCGTTTTCGGAATGGTCTTTCGTTAAGTTAGTTAAACTGAGAAATAAAGGGGAAAGGAATATCCAATTCCACCTGGTTGTCACCAACTCTTACGAATTTTTCCAAAGTTTGACTTTTCTCCTTTAGGACTCGAACAACGTCGGCACGGAAAGCATCCAGATATTTCAGCATCGAGTCAGTGGAGGATTTGATGTCAGCTTGAAGCTGTTGAGTGGGAATGTTCTGGATTTTTGTCGCAACAGTTTGAAGATAGCCGCTAATGATACGATGGAACGTTTCGATCTGCTCAACGATACTAGTAACGATACGAGAGTCGATGACTTCCTGGTATAAATCGGTCATCAAGGCGGGAATCTTCATCGCATCTTGGGATTTTAGAATTTGAAGCAACCTCTTAATTAGTTGAGAAAAATCCTTGAGAAGATCTTCAACTGTGTTGCCACCCACCTCGACATTCATCAAAGCGTTAAACGAGTCAGTCAGCAAGACTCTTCCGGAAGCAGGAATTGCTTCAAAAACGACTTTCTTGGTTGATGAGACAAACTTTGAGACTTTCTGACACGCCTCCTCGCATACATCAGTGATGAAGCTACGCCATTTTTGATAGACCTCGAACCCGGACAGTCTTTGTGGATACCCTGGGATTAGGAACTTGGTTTCTCTCAGGAACGTAATGGCAGCGTCCAGAAAAGTCTCGATCCTATGTTGGTATTTTCTAACGATAACAATAGCCTGATCTTTTACCGATGTGATAATATCGGCGGGATTAACTGCCGCGTAGTTGTCGACGGCCTTATTCAACCACACCGTACCGTGTTTTCTGGCTTGCTCGAGTGTGGCGACAACAGGAGTGGTGACCGTTTGGACGACGGCAGGTACGTTCTTCTTCAGTCCCAGCATAATCTCATACGGCATCTCCGTGTTCCAGGAAGTCTGAATATTCAGCTTCTCGGAGTTCATCACGGACATCTTCAAGGTCAAGATATCAATGTCCATTTGTGGTTCACTCTGTAGAACAACAAATCGTTCGAACATTTTAGAATTTCGTTTCAATGAAAAtgtgacccacaaaaaaagtacTTACGGGGTAGCGACCATAGAGTCTTGCTCTCGCTTGTGCGGGTTTCTCGGTCTCCATCTGGACTCCGATGTGACCAGCAGATGGTGTGGAGAGAGTGAAAACAAAACTGTTTCCAGTCATCTCTTGGTGGACTTCCATGGTTTCATGAGGAAGATTGACCTTTAGCAAATTGCTGATGGAGGCGTCAAGATTTTCAGAACTCAAGATGATGGTGCTACCATGGCTTCCTTCCAACACTGTATGTTTTACAACAAGGACCGAGGCCATCTTGAAACCACCATCTAGGTTAACGTTGGTGTTGCCTTGGATATTTCCTGTCAGAAACTCGCATTCCGATGAGGAGGACGCATCGAGTTTGACAATGAAGCTGTCCTTGTTGAGAACGCTCGCGTCGGTTTTCAGAGTGATCATCGGTGCTTTCATCGAAAACTCGTAGGTCAAATCGCCCATCTTTGGAATCTGGATTTTGGGTTCTGGGTTCTTCATGTATTTCATCTTGGAGCTCATGTCAAAGGTCTGCTTAGTGGTAGTGAGGAGATTCCTGAGGCCAGCATCTTCCC
This genomic stretch from Syngnathus scovelli strain Florida chromosome 20, RoL_Ssco_1.2, whole genome shotgun sequence harbors:
- the LOC125990643 gene encoding rho-related GTP-binding protein RhoB, encoding MGKETQMAVDIRKKLVVVGDGACGKTCLLIVFSKDEFPEVYVPTVFETYVADIEVDTKQVQLALWDTAGQEDYDRLRPLSYPDTDVILMCFSVDSPDSLENIPEKWVPEVKHFCPNVPIILVANKKDLRNDENVKNELSRLKLEPVRPDDGRAMAMRIGAHDYLECSARTKEGIWEVFETAARAALQKQKIRRPGFLKRCVLM